A stretch of Zymoseptoria tritici IPO323 chromosome 1, whole genome shotgun sequence DNA encodes these proteins:
- the MgYap1 gene encoding bZIP transcription factor (The putative protein is a related to Saccharomyces cerevisiae Yap1 and C. heterostrophus CHAP1 required for oxidative stress tolerance; mediates pleiotropic drug and metal resistance in yeast) has protein sequence MDAPSQRSASQFTPYLSANQQDLLVAALNSNSNHPQHTTGPGPVTIKRSASDPDNNQITMDANGNQVFLSPQNGEMDNFDIDYTPELDYLNGDSGFDFENADLGGDMIGALPGRQYSSDDMYANAGDGHEKRKSRDDYDAEEGDAKRQETQEGEKSGAKKPGRKPLTNEPTTKRKAQNRAAQRAFRERKEQHLKDLETKVTELSKAQEADKHENGLLKAQVERLQTELREYRKRLSSSGAVGRSPPLSAVNAQQRSASGSSYNGNFNFDFPKFGGLPGSQVFGSSGLSPLIKQDSTSPPALQAPTRTSSSLSPKENDLITPPTTNSPSQYASNNMPFAPILKSANNQDYFKNNSSTATQPAPSTNYNIDNGGDSTAGLNRVFQFNSGSNASDTTSPSASSQSQWNMNGTCNSSCGTSPEPSHNSPANKDNQADCFSQKQYQDNANLANFNTNSQQSGMNALDYNVPSLGSFDPVLFGDYRESNNAIVGRGDFTGGFFDDALNSAPFDFASPSNLFGILQSPQQSNANLNTNNRTPKDTAPSAALMAQIEKARDGGDDDFGLPPQSQQAATPKTSGQFISCNNIWNQLQSNPDFQSGKFDLESLCSELRTKAKCSESGVMVDKKVVDEAFRKLGKKDETGAPWAPEGLLFDNDSW, from the exons ATGGACGCTCCATCACAGCGGTCTGCGTCGCAATTCACTCCGTATCTGTCGGCGAACCAGCAGGATCTCCTCGTCGCTGCGCTCAATTCGAATTCGAACCATCCTCAGCATACCACCGGCCCCGGCCCGGTCACCATCAAGCGCTCCGCTTCCGATCCGGACAACAATCAAATCACAATGGATGCCAATGGCAATCAGGTCTTCTTGAGCCCACAAAATGGAGAAATGGACAACTTCGACATCGATTATACGCCCGAGCTGGACTACCTGAACGGAGACTCTGGCTTCGATTTTGAGAACGCAGACTTGGGTGGCGACATGATCGGAGCACTTCCCGGACGGCAATACAGCAGCGATGATATGTATGCCAATGCAGGTGATGGACACGAGAAGCGCAAGAGTCGCGATGATTACGAtgcagaggagggagatgcgAAGAGACAAGAGACACAAGAGGGCGAGAAGAGCGGAGCCAAGAAGCCCGGCAGGAAACCTCTCACCAATGAACCGACGACC AAACGCAAGGCACAGAACCGAGCCGCACAACGAGCTTTCCGCGAGCGCAAGGAGCAGCATCTCAAAGATCTCGAAACCAAGGTCACGGAGCTGTCCAAGGCACAGGAGGCCGACAAACATGAGAATGGACTGTTGAAAGCACAGGTCGAGCGATTGCAGACCGAGCTTCGCGAATACAGGAAACGACTTTCATCCTCCGGCGCCGTGGGCCGGTCACCGCCTCTTTCTGCCGTGAACGCACAACAAAGGAGTGCCAGTGGTTCCTCATATAATGGTAACTTCAACTTCGACTTTCCCAAATTCGGAGGACTCCCTGGAAGCCAAGTGTTTGGATCAAGTGGTCTCAGCCCTCTCATCAAGCAGGACAGCACATCGCCTCCAGCACTGCAAGCACCGACAAGGACAAGCAGCAGCCTGAGCCCGAAGGAAAATGATCTCATTACCCCTCCCACCACGAACAGCCCATCGCAATACGCCAGCAACAACATGCCCTTCGCACC CATCCTGAAGTCTGCGAACAATCAAGACTACTTCAAGAATAATTCATCGACCGCGACGCAACCAGCCCCTTCGACGAATTACAACATCGACAACGGTGGTGACAGCACTGCCGGCCTCAACAGAGTTTTCCAGTTCAACAGCGGGAGCAATGCTAGTGACACCACCTCCCCCAGTGCGAGCTCGCAAAGTCAATGGAACATGAATGGCACTTGCAACAGCTCTTGCGGGACCTCTCCTGAACCATCGCATAACAGCCCTGCCAACAAGGACAATCAAGCCGACTGTTTTTCGCAAAAGCAATATCAGGACAATGCCAACCTGGCCAATTTCAACACCAACTCGCAGCAGAGTGGCATGAATGCGCTGGACTACAATGTTCCATCACTTGGCAGCTTCGATCCCGTCCTCTTCGGCGACTACAGAGAGAGCAACAACGCCATCGTGGGACGGGGAGACTTTACCGGCGGCTTCTTCGATGATGCCCTGAACTCAGCACCTTTCGACTTCGCATCACCGAGCAACCTGTTCGGCATCCTGCAATCACCTCAGCAAAGCAACGCAAATCTGAACACGAACAACCGCACACCCAAAGACACCGCTCCCAGCGCGGCTCTCATGGCGCAGATTGAGAAGGCGCGCGATGGCGGAGATGACGACTTTGGCCTGCCTCCACAGTCGCAACAAGCCGCAACGCCAAAGACCAGTGGGCAATTCATCAGCTGCAACAATATATG GAACCAACTCCAATCAAATCCCGACTTTCAGTCCGGCAAGTTCGACCTCGAAAGCCTGTGCTCCGAACTGCGTACCAAAGCCAAGTGCTCCGAGTCCGGCGTCATGGTCGATAAGAAGGTCGTGGACGAAGCCTTCCGAAAGCTCGGTAAGAAGGACGAGACGGGCGCGCCCTGGGCGCCTGAGGGGTTGCTGTTTGACAATGATAGTTGGTGA